A stretch of the Ensifer sp. PDNC004 genome encodes the following:
- the glgX gene encoding glycogen debranching protein GlgX produces MPTIGNPPLGATVTPDGTVFSVWSRNAARIDLCLFDKSGAKQLRQLPMTRNGDIHSLTVADAPKGTRYGFRADGVYSPDHGLWFDPSKLLVDPYALELDRPFRHDPRLTIFGEDTADLVPKAIVTEVKAAKVKAPLFKAGGLLYEIAVKPFTFLHPDVPEAKRGTVAALAEPAIIAHLKRLGVSTVELMPIVAWIDERHLPPLGLKNGWGYNPIAPMALDPRLVPGGLKELRKTVEALRKEGIGVILDLVFNHSGESDRFGTTLSMRGLDNLTYYRHVTDGPGELINDTGCGNTIACDNPVVEALILDSLRHFVRAAGVDGFRFDLASILGRDMGGFHRDAPLFQAIAADPLLADRVMIAEPWDIGPGGYQLGNFPAPFLEWNDRARDDIRIYWRGDRHSIGALATALAGSSNSFSRWGEAGTRTVNFIAAHDGFTLADLVSYAGKHNEANGEENRDGHNENHSWNNGAEGPTADPEIKAARRHDVIALVGTLFATRGTIMLTAGDEAGRSQHGNNNAYCQDNAITWLDWTAMDDEIVAHTAALSAMRSRFDVFDETTFLTGSGDVEWCRLDGHPMTVGDWEHPATDNLMMVLATRDRTQKRATRLAVVINRSHAPHPLRLPDSVNGKWQDALAASAPADHVAPRSVTFLVEVF; encoded by the coding sequence ATGCCGACGATCGGAAACCCACCCCTCGGTGCCACCGTCACCCCCGACGGCACGGTGTTTTCGGTCTGGTCGCGCAACGCCGCCCGTATTGACCTCTGCCTCTTCGACAAATCAGGTGCCAAACAACTGCGCCAGCTGCCGATGACACGGAACGGCGACATTCACAGCCTGACGGTTGCCGACGCGCCGAAGGGAACGCGCTACGGCTTCCGGGCCGATGGCGTCTATTCGCCCGATCACGGTCTCTGGTTCGATCCGTCCAAGCTTCTCGTCGATCCCTACGCCCTGGAGCTCGACCGCCCGTTCCGCCACGATCCACGCCTGACGATCTTTGGCGAAGACACCGCCGACCTCGTACCGAAAGCGATCGTCACCGAGGTGAAGGCCGCCAAGGTGAAGGCGCCGCTCTTCAAGGCCGGCGGCCTCCTCTACGAAATCGCCGTCAAGCCTTTCACCTTCCTCCATCCCGACGTGCCCGAAGCCAAGCGTGGCACGGTGGCGGCGCTTGCCGAGCCTGCCATCATCGCGCACTTGAAGCGCCTCGGCGTTTCGACGGTCGAACTGATGCCGATCGTTGCCTGGATCGACGAACGCCATCTGCCGCCGCTCGGGCTGAAGAACGGCTGGGGCTACAATCCGATCGCCCCGATGGCGCTCGATCCGCGCCTCGTTCCGGGCGGCCTCAAGGAATTGCGCAAGACTGTCGAAGCGCTGCGCAAGGAGGGCATCGGCGTCATCCTCGATCTCGTCTTCAACCACTCCGGCGAGAGCGACCGCTTCGGCACGACCTTGTCGATGCGCGGCCTCGACAACCTCACCTATTACCGCCATGTAACCGACGGGCCGGGCGAACTGATCAACGACACCGGCTGCGGCAACACGATCGCCTGCGACAACCCTGTGGTCGAGGCGCTGATCCTCGACAGTCTGCGCCATTTCGTCCGCGCCGCCGGCGTCGACGGCTTCCGTTTCGACCTCGCCTCGATCCTCGGCCGCGACATGGGCGGCTTCCACCGCGATGCTCCGCTCTTCCAGGCGATCGCGGCCGATCCGCTGCTTGCCGACCGGGTGATGATCGCCGAGCCCTGGGATATCGGCCCGGGCGGCTACCAGCTCGGCAACTTCCCCGCCCCATTCCTTGAGTGGAACGACCGCGCCCGCGACGATATCCGCATCTACTGGCGCGGCGACCGCCATTCGATCGGCGCGCTGGCGACAGCGCTTGCCGGCTCGTCGAACAGTTTTTCCCGTTGGGGCGAGGCAGGAACCCGCACGGTCAACTTCATCGCCGCCCATGACGGCTTCACGCTGGCCGATCTCGTCTCCTATGCCGGCAAGCACAACGAGGCGAACGGTGAGGAAAACCGCGACGGCCACAACGAGAACCACTCCTGGAACAACGGCGCCGAAGGGCCGACCGCGGATCCGGAAATCAAGGCGGCTCGCCGCCATGACGTGATCGCGCTCGTCGGCACGCTCTTTGCCACCCGCGGCACGATCATGCTGACCGCCGGCGACGAAGCCGGGCGCAGCCAGCACGGCAACAACAACGCCTATTGCCAGGACAACGCCATCACCTGGCTCGACTGGACGGCGATGGACGACGAGATCGTTGCCCACACCGCAGCCCTCTCAGCCATGCGCTCTCGCTTCGACGTTTTCGACGAGACTACGTTCCTGACCGGAAGCGGCGACGTCGAGTGGTGCCGTCTCGACGGTCACCCGATGACGGTTGGCGACTGGGAGCATCCGGCAACGGACAATCTGATGATGGTGCTGGCCACCCGCGACCGAACCCAGAAGCGGGCAACGCGGCTGGCCGTCGTCATCAATCGCAGCCATGCGCCGCATCCCCTCCGCCTGCCCGACAGCGTCAATGGGAAATGGCAGGACGCGCTCGCAGCGTCAGCCCCCGCCGATCACGTAGCGCCGCGCTCCGTCACCTTCCTCGTCGAAGTTTTCTAA
- a CDS encoding MaoC family dehydratase, whose product MLQDISLSEIKVLVGKEVGVSDWITVTQETIDKFAEATSDYQYIHVDPVRAAAETPFGGTIAHGFLSLSLLSAMNYNCLPKIREQTMGINYGFEKVRFVAPVKSGAKVRGHFTMADARFRGASMLMITYDVSVEIEGERKPALTATWQTIIQFDPKDRPADA is encoded by the coding sequence ATGCTGCAGGACATATCACTTTCTGAGATCAAGGTACTGGTCGGCAAGGAAGTCGGCGTTTCCGACTGGATCACGGTCACCCAGGAAACGATCGACAAATTCGCCGAAGCAACCAGCGACTATCAGTATATTCACGTCGACCCGGTGCGGGCCGCTGCCGAAACGCCCTTCGGCGGCACGATCGCGCATGGCTTCCTGTCGCTCTCGCTGCTTTCGGCGATGAACTACAATTGCCTGCCGAAAATCCGCGAACAGACGATGGGCATCAACTACGGCTTCGAGAAGGTGCGCTTCGTCGCGCCGGTGAAGAGCGGCGCCAAAGTGCGCGGCCACTTCACCATGGCCGACGCGCGCTTTCGCGGCGCCAGCATGCTGATGATCACCTATGACGTCAGCGTCGAGATCGAAGGCGAGCGCAAGCCGGCGCTGACGGCAACCTGGCAGACCATCATCCAGTTCGATCCTAAGGATCGACCCGCCGATGCCTGA
- the glgC gene encoding glucose-1-phosphate adenylyltransferase, whose amino-acid sequence MVEKRTQPLARDAMAYVLAGGRGSRLKELTDRRAKPAVYFGGKARIIDFALSNALNSGIRRIGVATQYKAHSLIRHLQRGWNFFRPERNESFDILPASQRVSETQWYEGTADAVYQNIDIIEDHGVEYMVILAGDHIYKMDYELMLQQHVDSGADVTIGCLEVPRMEATGFGVMHVDEKDRIIAFVEKPADPPGIPGNPEMALASMGIYVFHTKFLMDLLRRDAADPKSSRDFGKDIIPYIVDNGKAVAHRFAQSCVRSDFEREAYWRDVGTIDAYWQANIDLTHVTPELDIYDSTWPIWTFAEIKPPAKFVHDDENRRGSATSSLISGDCIISGAALNRSLLFTGVRVNSYSRLENAVVLPDVKIGRHATLRNVVIDSRVVIPEGLVVGDDPVLDAKRFRRSENGVCLITQTMIDKLGM is encoded by the coding sequence ATGGTGGAAAAGCGTACGCAACCTCTGGCACGTGATGCCATGGCCTATGTTCTCGCCGGCGGTCGCGGCAGTCGCCTGAAGGAACTGACCGACCGACGGGCGAAGCCGGCCGTCTATTTCGGCGGCAAGGCCCGTATCATCGACTTCGCGCTGTCGAATGCGCTCAACTCCGGTATCCGCCGCATCGGCGTCGCCACCCAGTACAAGGCGCATTCGCTGATCCGCCACCTGCAGCGCGGCTGGAACTTCTTCCGCCCTGAACGAAACGAAAGCTTCGACATTCTGCCCGCCAGCCAGCGCGTTTCCGAAACGCAATGGTACGAAGGCACGGCTGACGCGGTCTACCAGAACATCGACATCATCGAGGACCATGGCGTCGAATACATGGTGATCCTTGCCGGCGATCACATCTACAAGATGGACTACGAACTGATGCTGCAGCAGCACGTCGATTCCGGCGCCGACGTCACCATCGGCTGCCTCGAAGTGCCGCGCATGGAAGCGACCGGCTTCGGCGTCATGCATGTCGACGAGAAGGACCGCATTATCGCCTTCGTCGAGAAGCCTGCCGATCCGCCCGGCATCCCCGGCAATCCGGAAATGGCGCTTGCCTCGATGGGCATCTATGTCTTCCACACGAAGTTCCTGATGGATCTTCTGCGCCGCGACGCCGCCGATCCGAAATCGAGCCGCGACTTCGGCAAGGACATCATTCCCTATATCGTCGACAACGGCAAAGCCGTCGCACACCGCTTTGCCCAGTCCTGCGTGCGCTCCGATTTCGAGCGCGAGGCCTACTGGCGCGACGTCGGCACGATCGACGCCTACTGGCAGGCCAATATCGATCTCACCCATGTGACGCCGGAACTGGACATCTACGACAGCACCTGGCCGATCTGGACCTTCGCCGAGATCAAGCCGCCGGCCAAATTCGTGCATGACGACGAGAACCGCCGCGGCTCGGCGACATCGTCGCTCATCTCCGGCGACTGCATCATCTCAGGCGCAGCTCTCAACCGCAGCCTGTTGTTCACAGGTGTGCGGGTAAATTCATATTCCCGTCTGGAGAATGCCGTAGTTCTTCCCGATGTGAAGATCGGTCGCCATGCGACGCTGCGCAACGTGGTCATCGACAGCCGTGTCGTGATCCCGGAAGGCCTCGTCGTCGGGGACGATCCGGTGCTCGATGCCAAGCGTTTCCGGCGTTCGGAAAACGGCGTCTGCCTGATCACGCAAACGATGATCGACAAATTGGGAATGTAG
- the glgA gene encoding glycogen synthase GlgA encodes MNVLSVASEVYPLIKTGGLADVVGALPAALLPHGVKTRTLVPGYPAVLQKLKKKKKVGSFDNLFGNPAAVLAAEIDGLDLLVLDQPELYARDGGPYVDATGLDYVDNFRRFAALSLAAAEIAGGDVVAGFKPDIVHAHDWQTALTPVYMHFGPAAATPTVMTIHNIAFQGQFGASVFPELALPPEAFSMQFVEYYGDVGFLKGGLQTADAITTVSPSYAQEILTPEFGMGLEGLLKSRVADLSGIVNGIDADIWDPQTDPHIAQHFSATSLKQRAANRRALEERFGLEKGNGPIFCVVSRLTWQKGMDLVAEIADELVAMGGKLVVLGSGDAALEGALLAAASRHRGNIGMVTGYNEPLSHLMQAGSDAILIPSRFEPCGLTQLYGLRYGCVPVVARTGGLADTIIDANEAGLAAKVATGFQFAPVNADGLRLAIRRVLRAYSEPKVWSKIQTQGMKSDVSWATSAERYVSLYSGLLGKG; translated from the coding sequence ATGAACGTCCTGTCCGTTGCGTCCGAAGTCTATCCGCTGATCAAGACCGGGGGGCTCGCCGATGTCGTCGGCGCGCTTCCGGCAGCGCTTTTGCCGCACGGCGTCAAGACCCGCACCCTGGTGCCCGGCTATCCAGCCGTGCTGCAGAAGCTGAAGAAGAAAAAGAAGGTTGGCAGTTTCGACAACCTGTTCGGCAATCCGGCGGCAGTTCTCGCCGCTGAAATCGACGGGCTCGACCTGCTGGTCCTCGACCAGCCGGAACTCTACGCCCGCGACGGCGGTCCTTACGTCGATGCGACCGGCCTCGACTACGTCGACAATTTCCGCCGCTTTGCCGCACTCTCGCTTGCGGCGGCCGAGATTGCCGGCGGCGATGTCGTCGCGGGCTTTAAACCCGATATCGTTCACGCCCATGACTGGCAGACCGCGCTGACGCCGGTCTACATGCATTTCGGCCCGGCAGCCGCAACGCCGACTGTGATGACCATCCACAACATCGCCTTCCAGGGCCAGTTTGGCGCCTCGGTCTTCCCGGAGCTTGCCCTTCCCCCTGAAGCCTTCTCGATGCAGTTCGTCGAATATTACGGCGATGTGGGCTTCCTGAAGGGCGGCTTGCAGACCGCCGACGCTATCACCACCGTCAGCCCCTCCTATGCGCAGGAGATCCTGACGCCCGAATTCGGCATGGGTCTCGAAGGTCTGTTGAAGAGCCGCGTCGCCGACCTCTCCGGCATCGTCAACGGGATCGACGCCGATATCTGGGATCCGCAGACCGACCCGCACATCGCCCAGCACTTCAGCGCAACGAGCCTGAAGCAGCGCGCCGCCAACCGGCGTGCGCTCGAGGAACGCTTCGGCCTTGAAAAAGGCAACGGCCCGATCTTCTGCGTCGTCAGTCGGCTCACCTGGCAGAAGGGCATGGATCTGGTCGCCGAGATCGCCGACGAGCTCGTCGCCATGGGCGGCAAACTCGTGGTGCTCGGCTCCGGTGATGCGGCGCTCGAAGGCGCGCTGCTCGCCGCCGCCTCCCGCCATCGCGGCAATATCGGCATGGTCACCGGCTACAACGAGCCGCTGTCGCATCTGATGCAGGCGGGCTCCGACGCGATCCTCATTCCGTCGCGCTTCGAGCCCTGCGGTCTTACCCAGCTCTACGGCCTGCGCTACGGCTGCGTGCCGGTCGTCGCCCGCACCGGCGGCCTCGCCGATACCATCATCGACGCCAACGAAGCCGGGCTTGCGGCCAAGGTCGCCACCGGCTTCCAGTTCGCGCCTGTCAATGCCGATGGGTTGCGGCTTGCGATCCGGCGGGTGCTGCGTGCATACAGCGAGCCCAAAGTCTGGTCGAAAATTCAGACGCAGGGCATGAAATCGGACGTTTCCTGGGCCACAAGTGCCGAGCGTTACGTCTCTCTTTATTCCGGACTTCTCGGGAAAGGTTAA
- a CDS encoding alpha-D-glucose phosphate-specific phosphoglucomutase yields MIRTVTTTPYGDQKPGTSGLRKKVPVFQQKNYAENFIQSIFDALEGFQGETLVIGGDGRFYNREVIQIAIKMAAANGFGRVLVGRGGILSTPAASNVIRKYKAFGGIVLSASHNPGGPTEDFGIKYNIGNGGPAPEKVTDAIFARSKVIDSYKISDVADINLDAEGTQALDGMTVTVIDPVADYAELMESLFDFDAIRKMIGGGFRVVFDAMSAVTGPYAKEIIEKRLGAPKGSVMNFIPLPDFGGHHPDPNLVHARALYETMMGPDAPDFGAASDGDGDRNLVIGRGIFITPSDSLAMLAANAHLAPGYAKGIAGIARSMPTSGAADRVAEKLGIGLYETPTGWKFFGNLLDEGMATICGEESAGTGSNHVREKDGLWAVLLWLNVLAARKESALDIVKSHWATYGRNYYSRHDYEEVDSDAANGLIANLRDQLATLPGKSFGALKVATADDFAYNDPVDHSVSKNQGIRILFEGGSRVVFRLSGTGTSGATLRVYIERFEPDASRHDIETQTALADLIAVAEEIASIKTRTGRTEPSVIT; encoded by the coding sequence ATGATAAGAACGGTTACCACAACCCCCTACGGCGACCAGAAGCCTGGCACGTCAGGGCTGCGCAAGAAGGTCCCGGTCTTCCAGCAGAAGAACTATGCCGAGAACTTCATCCAGTCGATCTTCGACGCGCTCGAAGGCTTTCAGGGCGAAACCCTTGTCATCGGCGGCGACGGCCGCTTCTACAACCGCGAAGTCATCCAGATCGCCATTAAGATGGCGGCGGCCAACGGCTTCGGCCGCGTGCTCGTCGGCCGCGGCGGCATCCTGTCGACGCCGGCTGCCTCCAACGTCATCCGCAAGTACAAGGCCTTTGGCGGCATCGTGCTGTCGGCCAGCCACAATCCCGGCGGCCCGACCGAAGACTTCGGTATCAAGTACAACATCGGCAATGGCGGCCCGGCACCGGAAAAGGTCACCGATGCGATCTTTGCCCGCAGCAAGGTGATCGACAGCTACAAGATCTCCGACGTTGCCGACATCAACCTCGATGCCGAAGGCACGCAGGCGCTTGACGGCATGACCGTGACGGTCATCGACCCGGTCGCCGACTATGCCGAACTGATGGAAAGCCTGTTCGACTTCGACGCCATCCGCAAAATGATCGGCGGCGGCTTCCGCGTCGTCTTCGACGCCATGAGCGCCGTCACCGGGCCTTACGCCAAGGAGATCATCGAGAAGCGTCTTGGCGCGCCCAAGGGCTCGGTGATGAACTTCATTCCGCTGCCCGATTTCGGCGGCCACCATCCGGATCCGAACCTCGTGCACGCCCGCGCGCTCTACGAGACCATGATGGGACCGGATGCACCGGATTTCGGCGCCGCCTCCGACGGCGACGGCGACCGCAACCTCGTCATCGGCCGCGGCATCTTCATCACGCCCTCCGACAGTCTGGCCATGCTTGCCGCCAACGCGCATCTGGCGCCCGGCTATGCCAAGGGCATTGCCGGCATCGCCCGCTCGATGCCGACCAGTGGTGCGGCCGACCGCGTGGCCGAGAAGCTCGGCATCGGCCTCTACGAAACGCCGACCGGCTGGAAGTTCTTCGGCAACCTGCTCGACGAGGGCATGGCGACGATCTGCGGCGAGGAAAGCGCCGGCACCGGCTCCAACCACGTGCGCGAAAAGGACGGCCTCTGGGCGGTCCTGCTGTGGCTCAACGTTCTCGCCGCCCGCAAGGAAAGTGCGCTCGACATCGTCAAGAGCCACTGGGCGACCTACGGCCGCAACTACTATTCGCGCCACGACTACGAAGAGGTCGACAGCGATGCCGCCAATGGCCTGATCGCCAACCTGCGCGACCAGCTTGCCACGCTGCCCGGCAAGTCCTTCGGCGCGCTCAAGGTCGCGACCGCGGACGACTTTGCCTACAACGATCCGGTCGACCATTCCGTCAGCAAGAACCAGGGTATCCGTATCCTGTTCGAAGGCGGCTCCCGCGTCGTCTTCCGCCTCTCGGGCACCGGCACATCGGGCGCAACGCTGCGCGTCTATATCGAGCGCTTCGAGCCGGACGCTTCGCGTCACGATATCGAGACGCAGACGGCGCTTGCCGATCTCATCGCCGTTGCGGAAGAGATCGCCAGCATCAAGACCCGCACCGGCCGCACCGAGCCGAGCGTCATTACCTGA
- a CDS encoding N-acetyltransferase — translation MTAAVNVAPADGRFVSDFAGCDFSFEITSEALPFTGPGLRDIAPVERYIKAYESDPDELVAAAGPDAALFAARLDGRLAGYIALSKTWNGFAEVDDIAVDSNARRAGVARALMDRAVLWARERGLPGIRLETQSNNVAACRFHERYGFELAGYDRHLYSALTPGTHEIALFWYLRFA, via the coding sequence ATGACAGCAGCAGTCAACGTCGCGCCGGCCGACGGACGTTTCGTCAGCGACTTTGCCGGCTGCGACTTCTCCTTCGAGATCACGTCCGAGGCGCTGCCCTTCACCGGCCCCGGTCTTCGCGACATCGCCCCGGTCGAGCGCTACATCAAGGCTTATGAATCCGACCCGGACGAGCTTGTGGCGGCGGCCGGGCCGGATGCCGCTCTCTTCGCAGCACGTCTCGACGGCCGGCTCGCCGGTTACATCGCGCTCTCGAAGACGTGGAACGGCTTTGCCGAAGTCGACGATATCGCCGTCGACAGCAATGCGCGCCGAGCCGGCGTCGCGCGGGCCCTCATGGACCGGGCGGTGTTATGGGCGCGGGAACGGGGCCTGCCGGGGATCAGGCTCGAGACCCAGTCGAACAATGTCGCCGCCTGCCGCTTCCACGAGCGCTACGGCTTCGAACTTGCTGGCTACGACCGCCATCTCTATTCGGCATTGACGCCGGGAACGCACGAGATTGCGCTCTTCTGGTACTTGCGCTTCGCGTAA